The following are encoded in a window of Primulina eburnea isolate SZY01 chromosome 4, ASM2296580v1, whole genome shotgun sequence genomic DNA:
- the LOC140830874 gene encoding methylthioribose-1-phosphate isomerase isoform X2: protein MVVRGAPAIAITASLSLAVEISNLRNFNGTPNDAAIFISNKLDYLVSSRPTAVNLSDAATKLKELVQKVAANASEAQTVFQACIEAAEIMLEDDVASNKAIGHFGARFLQKQQTDRRKISVLTHCNTGSLATAGYGTALGVIRSLHETGVLERAYCTETRPFNQGSRLTAFELVHDNIPATLIADSAAAALMKAGRVDAVIVGADRVAANGDTANKIGTYSLALSALHHGIPFYVAAPLTSIDSSISSGEEIVIEERSAKELLHTHGGMGEQVAASGISVWNPAFDVTPATVISAIVTEKGVITREGTDSFDIRGFIEKVAASSSY, encoded by the exons ATGGTTGTTCGTGGTGCCCCAGCCATTGCAATAACGGCTTCTCTCTCCTTGGCAGTAGAAATTTCTAATTTAAGGAATTTTAATGGTACACCTAATGATGCAGCGATATTTATAAGCAATAAATTGGATTATCTTGTGAGCAG CCGTCCGACTGCTGTAAATCTTTCAGATGCTGCAACTAAACTCAAGGAACTTGTACAGAAAGTAGCTGCCAATGCTTCAGAAGCACAGACAGTTTTTCAG GCTTGCATTGAAGCTGCTGAAATCATGCTTGAAGATGATGTTGCTTCTAATAAAGCAATTGGACACTTTGGAGCTAGGTTTCTTCAGAAGCAGCAGACAGATAGGAGGAAGATTTCTGTTTTGACTCATTGTAACACTGGCAG TCTAGCAACAGCGGGATATGGAACTGCTCTAGGTGTGATCCGTTCACTTCACGAGACAGGGGTTCTGGAGAGGGCTTACTGTACTGAGACACGCCCCTTTAATCAA GGATCAAGACTCACTGCATTTGAGTTGGTGCACGATAACATTCCTGCAACTCTAATAGCAGATTCTGCCGCTGCAGCATTAATGAAAGCTGGGCGAGTGGATGCTGTGATTGTTGGGGCTGATCGAGTGGCAGCTAACG GTGATACTGCCAATAAGATCGGAACTTACAGCCTTGCCCTGTCTGCTTTGCATCATGGTATCCCATTTTATGTAGCTGCTCCTCTCACATCCATCGATTCATCCATCTCTTCTGGAGAAGAAATCGTTATAGAAGAAAGATCTGCAAAAGAGTTGCTCCATACACATGGCGGAATGGGGGAACAAGTGGCTGCTTCCGGAATTTCTGTGTGGAATCCAGCCTTCGATGTTACCCCAGCTACTGTTATTAGCGCCATTGTCACGGAAAAG GGTGTTATCACGAGAGAAGGGACTGATTCTTTTGACATAAGGGGTTTCATAGAAAAGGTGGCAGCGAGCAGCTCGTATTAG